The DNA region TAGTGATAGTTACAAAGACAGATATGGTACCGAAGCAAGAATTCAATTAAATGATAAACTTGCAAGCGTTAACGATATTGGAGCTTTTGTTGCTGCAGAACGTGCAACTAAACGTGAAGAAGAAATCCCTAAGTTAATTACTGCTTTAAAAGTAGATAAAGAAACAAATATGGGATTGGTTTCTGATATTGAACAGGCTTTACGTAAAGCCGGACAACTTAAGATTAATTACACTACTAAAAAAGGTAGTGCACTTAAATAGTAATACTCTTAATTTTATAACAAAAGGTGTTTTGATGTTCAAAACACCTTTTGTTTTTTATAACTTTATATAGTTTTATTGTTTTTATGAAAAATTTATTTATTGCCATTATTTGTTTTTTAGGGTTAACTTCTGTAAATGCACAAGATAATTCAAGCCCATTTCCGCAAGTTATAGATTCGCTATATAGAGAAGATCAATTTTATTTAGGTATAACGTATAACCTATTAAATAATAAGCCAAATGAAGTAAAGCAAAATGGTTTCTCTAGTGGTTTTAATTTTGGTTTTATTAGAGATATGCCAATAAATAAAAGAAGAAACAAATCTATTGGTGTTGGTTTAGGTTTATCATTCAATTCGTATAATCAAAACTTGCAAATTTCTTCTAACCAGAATAAACTAGGATATTCTATCCTGGATAATGATGAAATCAATTATTCTAAAAATAAATTTTATACCTCAGTTATTGAAATACCTATAGAATTTAGATGGCGAACTTCTACAGCTACTGAATATAGCTTTTGGAGAATATATACAGGAGTTAAATTAGGTTATGTATTTAATAGTTCTTCTAAATATGAAGGCGAACCAGATAATATCTATTTAAAAGATGTTAATAGCATTAATTCTCTTCAATATGGCCTTACTTTAAGTGCAGGTTATAATACTTGGAATTTTCATTTGTATTATGGTCTAAATAGTTTATTTGATGATACAGCTTTTGTCAATACTCATCAAATTAATAGCAATGCAGTTAAAATAGGTTTGATGTTTTATATTTTATAACCAATAATTTTCAGCAATTATTTGAGGTATAACGCCAATTAAAAGTCCTATAAATAATTCTCTTGGTGTATGTGCTTTTAAATATAACCTTGCTGTAGCTACTGTTCCAGTGATTAAAGACATTAGAGCTAAAGTTCCATTTATGTTCTTGCTAAAGTGTAATGCAAATCCAATAAAAAACATAAAAACACCACTTATGGCGACCATATGTAAACTAACTTTAAACTTAATAATATTAAGTACTAGAGCTGTAATATTAGAAATTAATACACCAATAAAGAAATAGTATAATTCGATTATTTGGTGAGAAGGAAATACTCTATATAATATTAAAAGAATAATAATAATATTAACTAATAAGGGTAAAATTCTTTCTTTGGTTGTTCTTAGATAAATAGAGTTAGCTTTACCTAAGGTTTTTAATAGATAAAATATTAAAATAGGTAGTAATACGGTTAATATAAAAAGAGAAATTATTTTAGCGTCTATCCATTGTTCTGGTATAAATCTTGGTGATTTATGGAAATAAAATACTACCGCAATTAAAGGCATTACAATAGGATGAAAAACAAACGATATGCAGTTAAAAAACCACTTCATTATATTGTTTTTCTAAGTCTTGCCACAGGAATGTCTAACTGTTCTCTATATTTTGCAACAGTCCTTCTAGCGATAGGATATCCTTTTTCTTTTAAAATTTTAGATAGAGCTTCGTCGGTTAAAGGTTTCTTTTTGTTTTCTTCTTCAATAACCGTTTCTAAGATTTTTTTAATTTCTCTAGTAGAAACCTCTTCACCTTGATCGTTAGTCATAGATTCTGAGAAAAACTCTTTAATTAATTTGGTACCATAAGGCGTATCTACATACTTGCTATTAGCTACACGAGATACGGTAGAGACATCCATATCAATCTCGTCAGCAATATCTTTTAAGATCATTGGTTTTAACTTACGCTCATCACCAGTTAAAAAGTATTCTTTTTGATAATGCATAATAGCACTCATCGTAACAAAAAGCGTTTGTTGACGCTGTTTAATAGCTTCTATAAACCATTTAGCAGCATCTAATTTTTGTTTTATAAATAACACTGCATCTTTTTGCTGTTTACTCTTTTCTTTAGACTCTTTGTAGCCTTTAAGCATGTTATTGTATTCTCTAGACACATGAAGTTCTGGAGCATTACGACCATTTAATGTAAGCTCTAATTCGCCATCTACTATTTTGATAGCAAAGTCAGGAACTACATGTTCTACAATGCGATTATTACCAGCATAAGAACCACCAGGTTTTGGATTAAGTCGCTCTATCTCGTGTATTGCATCTTTTAATTGCTCTTCATTGACATCAAACTTTTGCATTAACTTTTTGTAATGCTTTTTTGTGAATTTTTCAAAAGCTTGATCAATAATTTTTATTGCAAGTTCTACGTCAGGATGTTTTTCTTTGCGGTGTAATTGAATACTTAAACACTCTTGTAGACTTCTTGCAGCAACACCAGCTGGATCTAATTGTTGTACTTTTTTTAATACGTTTTCAACTTTAGTTTCATCAGTGTAAACACTTTGCGTAAAAGCTAAGTCGTCTACTATGTCTATTAACTCTCTTCTTATGTAACCGCTTTCGTCAACACTACCAACTAAAAATTCTGCAATTTCTCGTTCTTCATCATTTAATCTAAATGTGTTTAATTGATTGATTAAATGTTGTGTAAAGGTTGTGCCAGAAGCATAAGGTACATTCTTTTCATCATCGTCTGCACTGTAATTATTAGCGCTAGTACGATAATCAGGTATTTCGTCGTCGCTTAAATAATCGTCAACATTTATATCATCTGCAGTGATAGATTCATTATCATTATAATCCTCTTGACTATTATCAAAATTATCTTCGTAATCGTCAATTCTTTCTTCTTTACCAGTTTCTAACGCTGGATTTTCTTCTAATTCTTGCTTTAAACGTTGTTCAAAAGCTTGTGTAGGCAACTGTATCAATTTCATTAATTGAATTTGTTGCGGAGACAATTTTTGTGATAATTTGAACTGTAAATATTGTTTAAGCATAAAAAATGGGATGAATTATAAAAATAATAAAAAAATCCTACAAGGTTTGAAATTCCTGTAGGATTAAGATTTTTTTAAAACTCTGCGTTTTGTGGTGTTCTTGGATAAGGAATTACGTCTCTAATGTTTGTCATACCTGTTGCAAACATAACTAATCGTTCAAACCCTAAACCAAAGCCAGAATGCACTGCAGTACCGTATTTACGTAAGTCTAAATACCACCATAATTCTTCTTCAGGTATGTCTAATGCAGCCATTTTTTCTTTTAAAACGTCTAAACGCTCTTCACGTTGTGATCCACCTACAATTTCTCCAATACCTGGGAATAAAATATCCATTGCTCTAACCGTTTTTCCGTCTTCGTTTAAACGCATGTAAAACGCTTTTATATTTGCTGGATAATCAAATAAAATTACTGGACATTTAAAGTGTTTTTCAACTAAAAAACGTTCGTGCTCAGATTGTAAATCTGCGCCCCATTCTTCTATAATATATTTGAATTTTTTCTTTTTGTTTGGTTTACTGTTACGTAAAATATCGATAGCTTCTGTATAGCTTACGCGCTTAAAGTTGTTTTCTGTTACAAACTTTAATTTTTCTATAAGGCGCATTTCACTACGTTCTGCTTGTGGTTTTGTTTTTTCTTCGTTAAATAAACGGTCGTCTAAAAACTGTAAATCGTCTTGGCAATTTTCTAAAACGTAAGTGATCACACTTTTCATAAAATCTTCTGCCAAATCCATATTACCTGCAAGATCCATAAAAGCAACTTCAGGCTCAATCATCCAAAACTCTGCTAAGTGACGAGATGTGTTAGAGTTTTCGGCTCTAAATGTTGGTCCAAATGTGTACACTTTACCTAAAGACATAGCATACGTTTCAGCTTCTAATTGGCCAGAAACAGTAAGGTTAGTTTCTTTGCCAAAAAAATCTTCTTTATAATTAACGTCTCCGTCTTCTGTTAATGGTGGATTTTTAGGGTCTAATGCGCTTACGCGGAACATTTCTCCTGCACCTTCTGCATCACTTCCGGTAATGATTGGCGTGTGCATGTAGTAAAATCCGTTGTCATTAAAATATTTATGAATAGCAAAAGATAATGCAGATCTTAAACGCATCACAGCACTAAATGTGTTTGTTCTTGTGCGTAAGTGTGCATTTTCTCTTAAAAATTCAAACGTGTGTTTTTTAGGTTGAATTGGGTAAGTTTCTGCGTCCGAATCTCCTAAAATTTCAATATTTGTAACTGCAATTTCTACACTTTGTCCTTTACCTTGACTTTCTACTAAATCTCCAGTAATGGCAACAGCAGCACCAGTTGTAATGCGTTTTAAGATGTTTTCATCTGTATTTTCAAAATCTACAACACATTGTATGTTGTTAATTGTAGATCCATCATTTAATGCAATAAAACGGTTTGCTCTAAAGGTGCGTACCCAACCTTTTATATGTACTTCTTTAAAGTTTGTTTCGTTTAATAATGTAGCAACTGTATATTGGTTCATTGTTTTAAATTTTAGTTCAAAAATAGAGTTTTTTCTTTATTTTTCATCTGATATTGATGCCTCTTCATCGTCTTCTTCAGGAATAATATTTATTGAAGGTTCTTTTAATACTTCTTTATTGGCAATATTTCTTTCTAAAGATAAAAGTAACGATGGTAATAATAGTAAGTTAGATAGCATAGCAAAAAGTAACGTTACAGAAACTAATGCGCCTAATGCAACCGTACCACCAAAACTGGAAATGATAAATACAGAAAAGCCGAAAAATAACACAATTGAAGTGTAAAACATACTAACGCCGGTTTCGCGTAAAGCACCATAAACCGATTTTTTAATCTTCCAGTTATTGGCTTGTAACTCTTGTCTATATTTTGCTAAAAAGTGAATGGTATCATCTACAGATATACCAAAAGCGATACTAAATACTAATATTGTAGAAGGTTTAATAGGAACGCCTAAATAGCCCATTAATCCTGCAGTAACTACTAATGGTAACAAGTTAGGTATTAGAGACACCATAATCATCCTAAAGGATCTAAACATATAGGCCATAAATAATGAAATTAATAAAATGGCTAAGCTTAATGAAATGGCTAAGTTTTTAACTAAATATTTTGTCCCTTTTTGAAACACTAAAGCCTTACCCGTCATTGTTACATTGTAACGGTCTTTTGGGAAGGTATTATCTATTTTTTCTTGTAAATTTTCTTGAATACGCTCCATTCTATCTGTACCTATATCTTTCATAAAGGTTGTGATACGTGCGTATTGTCCTGTACTGTCTACAAAGTTGGTAAGTAGATCTACATTAGATGTAGAATTTTTAGCATAGCTTAATATAAAGCTGTTTTCTTGACTTGTAGGTAGTTGATAGTATTTTGGATTTCCGTTATAATAAGCTTGTTTAGAGTATTTTACTAAGTCAACAACAGAAATTGGTTTTGATAATTCTGGGGTTTCTCCAATAAATTCTTCAATTTTATCCATTCGTTTTAAGGTAGATAGCTTCATTACGCCTTGTTTGCGTTTGGTGTCTACCATAATTTCTAGAGGCATGATGCCATTAAATTCTTCTTCAAAAAAACGAATATCTTTAAAGAATTGTGCCTTTTTTGGCATGTCTTCTATCAAACTTCCAGAGATACGTATTTGATAAATACCGATGATACACATCACTAATAACACTAAAGACGTAATGTAAATAGTTATACGCTTTTCTCTTACCATATGCTCCATCCAATCTACAAAACCACCAATCCAACGTTTGTTTAGATGCTCTAAATGTCTTTGTTTTGGATAAGGTAAAAAGGTGTAAATTATTGGAATAATTAAAAGACAAAGTACAAATATGGCGAGTATACTTAAAGAGGCTACAACACCAAATTCTTTTAAAAGTTTACTTTCGGTTAGTATAAATGTTGCAAATCCAGATGCTGTAGTGACATTAGTCATTAGCGTAGCATTACCAACTTTAGTAATTACACGTTGTAAACTTTTTACTTTATTACCATGGGATTTTACTTCGTGCTGATATTTATTAATTAAGAAAATACAATTAGGTATACCAATTACTATTATTAATGGCGGAATTAATGCTGTAAGTACCGTGATTTCGTATTTAAGTAATCCTAAAAAACCAAGTGTCCACATTACACCAATACAAACAACAACTAAAGAAATTAATGTTGCTCTAAAGGATCTAAAAAACAAAAAGAAAATAAGCGATGTGACAACTAAAGCAGCAATTACAAACAGGTTAATTTCGTCTACTATGTTTTGCGCATTTAAAGTGCGTATATAAGGCATTCCGGATACACGAACCTTCATTTGGTTTGCTTTGTCAAAAGCTTCAATTTTTTCAACTAAATTGTTTAATACAAAGTCTTTTCTTGCTGGTGTATTTACTATTTCTTTTTTTAAGTAAATAGCTGTTCTAACAGTTTTTGTTTTTTTGTTGAAAAGGAAATTGTCGTAAAACGGATATTTATTAAATAGCTCGTCTTGAAGTGTGTCTATTTGAGCTATAGAGCTTATGCTGTCTTTAATAAATGGCGTTAGTTTAAATTTTTTTAAATCTGTATCCTTGACCAGTTTTTGTAAATCTTTTATAGAAACTACCGTTTCTACTTCTGGAGCAGTTTTAAAACTTTCAGATAAATTATTCCAAGCGTTAAGTTTTTCTACAGTAAATAAAGAACTGTCTTTAACACCAAGTACAATTAAATTTCCTTCTTCACCAAAAACTTTTAAAAACTCGTTGTATTTAATATTTACTTCGTGATCATCTGGTAAAAGATTTGCTTCAGTGTAAGTAAATCGCATGTATTTCCATTGCGTACTAAGTAAAATAGTAACTCCAACAATGGTTAATAAAATACCAATTTTATTACGTAATATTTTTCTAGCAATAAAATCCCAGAAGTTATTTGAAAATAGTTTTAACATATTCCTTTAAAAAATCATGCAAAGGTATGTAAAAGCTATGTATTTACTAAGGATATTTTAAATTTATAATGTTATATTAAAAGTGAATTTTAATGCAACATTATCTTCTACTTTTGGTAAATGGTAAGCGCCATATCTATAAGTTGCACTTAAGCCAAATCCAAAAAGTAATTTGTTTATTTCAAAACCACTTTCTGTATACCCATGATTTAAGGTGTTAAAAGTTATATTTTGATGTCTGGATTTGTTACGCATGTTACCAACTGCATATCTTGAAGTTAAGACTAACTGTGGTTTAAACCTTTGAGATATATTAAAGGGTTTAAAGTAATGTTTAACAATAAACGTGGAGAATTTATCCGAGAAAAATTCATTAAAATACATGGTTTCAAAACTGTTCAATCCAGCGACCGAAAACCGTTGCATTATGGTTTCTTTTCTAATGTTATTTGGATACGCATGATACAAATGGGTTAAAGGTGTTTCGCCTTCGGCAATTCCACCAGTTAATGTTAAAAGCGTATGCGAGTTGTTTTTATATGTTACTTTATGAATAGTCCTAAAATCTACTTTTGAAAAGTTGAAATTAGATCCTAATACAGACTTGTAGCTTTTTGTATATTGAAATGTAAATCTTGGAAAACCTTCTTTTTCTAGTGTTGTTTTATCCTCTGTTGTTTTATATACATCAAAAGGATTGTATTGCAAAGCTATTTTGGATGTAGACACTTCAAATCCATGGTAATTTTTATTATTTACAATAAAATTATAGCCATACGTTGGATTAATATTACTTGTTGCTAGTTGGACTTCGGTTAGAAGTTTAGGTGTTATTTCATGTTCTACAGATACTTTTGTTGTAATATGTTTATGAAATAAATCTATGTTTAATAAACGAGGCTCAAATAATTGAAAAAAACGTTTGTCTAAGATAAATTGAGTGCTTCCTGTTTCTTGTAAATCGTCTGTGTAAGATAGGTTAATCCAAGTGTTTGTTTTAGGAGCAACTCTAAATCCGCCACCTAAACTATATTTAATTTGTTTGTCTACAAAACCATAAACAACATAACCGTTTAAACGGTATTTATTAGAAAAATCTTCGCTAGTTTGTCCACCTAAACCAGTTCTAAATCCTTCGTATTGATTAAATTTTACTAAATATCTTAAGTCAATATCTAAGAATTTAGTAGGAAAAAATCCGTTACCTAATCTATTTAAAAAATTAGCTTTTCTTATAGAATCTTTTTCTACGCTTGTACTGTCTTTTTGTTGCGCTAAACTTAGATTAGTATTAAATAAAATAGCTAAAAGACTAATTTTGAAAATATGTGATAGTTTGATATGCATTAAAAAAGTCTACGTTTTGTAGACTAACGAAGGTATTAATAAAAAGATATAAAAAAAAGCGACAATTAAGTCGCTTTAATTAATTATACGGTCATGATCTCGGCTTCTTTTACTGTAAGTAGCTGATCAATTTTTTTAACGTAATTATCTGTAAGATCTTGAATATCTGTTTCGGCATTTTTTTGTAAATCTTCAGAAGCGTCTTCTAATTTCTTTATATCATTATTTGCTTCTTTTCTAGCATTTCTTACACCAATTTTAGCATCTTCAGCTTCAGATTTTGCTTGTTTTGCTAGGTCGCGTCTACGTTCTTCTGTTAAAGGCGGTACGTTTATTATAATAGTTTCGCCATTATTCATAGGATTAAATCCTAAGTTAGCATTCATAATAGCTTTTTCTATTTCTTCTAGCATGTTTTTTTCCCAAGGTTGTACACTAATAGTTCTACCATCTGGAGTATTTACGTTTGCTACTTGACTTAATGGTGTTTGAGAACCGTAATATTCTACCATTACGCTTCCTAACATTGCTGGACTAGCTTTTCCAGCTCTAATATTTAAAAATTCTTTTTCTAAATGTTTTACTGCTTTATCCATTGCTTCTTTAGCAGTATCTATTATAAATGTAATATCTTCCATAGTATTTAATTTTTTATGCTCTTTTCAAATATTAAGCCAAAATTAAAAATTATAAATTAACTTCTGTTCCTATATTTTCTCCAGAGACTACTTTAAGTAAGTTTCCTTTTTTATTCATGTCAAAAACAATAATAGGTAATTTGTTTTCTTGACTTAAAGTAAATGCAGTAGTGTCCATAACTTTTAAGCCTTGTCTAATTACATCGTCAAAAGTTATTTGATCAAATTTTATAGCAGATTTATCTTTTTCTGGATCTGCATTATAAATACCATCTACTCTTGTGCCCTTTAAAATTACGTCAGCTTCAATTTCTATAGCTCTTAAAACTGCTGCAGAATCTGTTGTGAAGTAAGGGTTACCTGTTCCGCCACCAAAAATCACAACACGACCTTTCCTTAAATGGCTTAATGCTTTTCTTCTAATAAAAGGTTCGGCAACTTCATTTATTTTAATAGCTGTCTGAAGTCTTGTTTTTACGCCAGCATCTTCAAGTGCACTTTGTAAAGCCAACCCATTAATTACTGTTGCTAGCATACCCATATGGTCACCTTGTACACGATCCATACCGTTGCTTGCTCCTGCAACACCTCTAAAAATGTTTCCGCCACCAATAACAATTGCAACTTCAACACCTTTATCGGTTAATAGTTTTATTTCTTCTGCGTATTCGGCTAATCGCTCAGGATCTATACCATATTGGCGTTTACCCATTAAAGCTTCGCCTGATAATTTTAGTAGAATTCTGTTGTATTTCATCTTTATTCTGAAAGTTTAGCAAAGCTACATAATTTTTTGAAATCAAAATATTCAATTTCGAATACTTTTTGATGCAAATAGACCAATGAGTAATATTGATAAATATGATTAAAAAATTGTCAATTTAACAATGTAACTCTTTAAAAAATAACAATTAATTAATATATTGCGCGACCCGAATCTATAAATGTAAATTATGAAAAAACTACTACTTAGTTTAGCTTTAATGGCTAGTTATTTAGGTAATGCCCAAGATTATCTAGATAAATCCATTAAGAAAACCGATCTTTCGGTTATTAAAAAATCCTTAAATAATTCTAGTTTTGAAGGTTTTACTAGTTCAGATCTTAACAATTGGTCTGTTCAAAGTGATGCGTCTTCAAGAATAGAAAATGGTTGGTACTATTACTTAGTACAAACTCATCAAGACATTCCTGTTCACGGAGCAATAGCAAATGTATTTGTTAATAATGGTACAGCTACAGTAAATAACATTGGTTTTGTAAAAGATTTAGCTTCTAAAGTTAATAGTACATCACCAAGTATTTCTGAGGTAGAAGCTATAAAAAAAGCAGCTATCGAAGCAGGTTTAAATGTACCTTCACAAGTAAAATTTCAATCTAAAGATGAATTAAAAAAAGAATCAACTTTTGCTTCTATAGAAGGTACGCAAAGCGAAGTTAAAGTAGCTTTAATGTATGAGCTTGTTAATCAAACTGATGTTAAATTAGTTTATGTTGTAAATTTAAATTTATCTAACGGTAAACACTGGTGGAATATAAGTATAGACGCTTCAACTGGAGAGTTTATTAGTAAGTATGATTGGGTTACAACTTGTACTTTTGAAGATCACAATCATACATCTAATACTGCAATACATAAAAAAGAAAACAACTTTTCATTATTTAAAAATGAAAGTGAAGAAAGTGTAATGGCTGGTGGATATAGAGTAATACCTTACTATGTGGAAAGTCCAAATCATGGTGATTTTGAATTTATTACAGATCCAGATAATGCTACAGCATCACCATCTGGATGGCATACAATAAATGCAACAAATTATACAACAACTAGAGGTAATAATGTTAGAGTATATGATGCATCTGGTGATACAACTGGACCATTTGGAGCAAATAATACTAATGGACCACAAACTAACCAAAGTAGTCCAGGTTTAGTTTTTGATTATGCTTATGGAGGACCTTATGTTGCTGCAGATAGTTATATGGATGCGTCTCAAACTAATTTATTTTATATGAGTAATGTTGTGCATGACATTTATTACTTATATGGTTTTGATGAAGCTTCTGGTAACTTTCAAGAGTTTAATTTTGGAAATGGAGGAACTCAAGGTGACTCTGTAGACGCAGACTGCCAAGATGGTAGTGGAACAAATAACGCAAATTTTGCAACTCCAACAGATGGAAATAATCCTAGAATGCAAATGTACTTATGGGATGTTGGTGCTTACAACCCAAATCCAATTATGAGTATAGATAATGGTGCGTTAGCAGGAGATTATCCAGCGTTAAATAACAATTTTGCTCCAGGTAAAGTAGATATTGCTTCAAATTTATCAGGAGAATTGGTATTATATCAAGATGCTATACCAGATAATACAGATGCTTGTGAAGTAGCGGTTAATGGAGCTGCTTTAAATGGAAAAATTGCAGTTGTAAGAAGAGGATCTTGTAACTTTACGGCTAAAGTAATTAATGCTCAAAATGTTGGTGCAATTGCAGTTTTAGTAGTTAATAATCAAGCTGGAGACATTACAATGGGTGGAGGAGATGCAGGTGTATCTATTCCTGCTTATAGTATAAATCAAGCTGATGGTGAAAATATTATTACAGAAATGCAATCAAACACTGTAAACATTACTTTTTACCCAGAACCAGGAGGATTTGTAAATATAGATGGTTCTTTTGATAACGGAATTGTTTCTCACGAGTATGGTCACGGTATTAATATTAGATTAGTTGGAGGTAGAAACAACTCTGGTTGTGTAAACGCTAACGAGTCTATGGGTGAAGGATGGGCAGATTACATTGGTAAAATACTTCAGCTTCGCGAAATTGATAACGGAATTGCTTTTTCTGGTGTAGGGACATTTGCTGTTGGTCAAGCACCAGATGGAGTAGGTATAAGACCAGCTCCTTATTCAGGAGATTTAAATAATAATCCAATGGATTACCAAATGTTGTTAAATGATACAGGTAATGCAACATTTACAATTCCTCATGGTGTTGGATCTGTTTGGGCTGGTATGCTTTGGGATTTAAC from Mesoflavibacter profundi includes:
- a CDS encoding ExbD/TolR family protein, with translation MSKFKKKGSNELPAISTASLPDIVFMLLFFFMVATVMRDNSLKIKNNLPSAADTEKLGQKNLIMFIYAGPPSDSYKDRYGTEARIQLNDKLASVNDIGAFVAAERATKREEEIPKLITALKVDKETNMGLVSDIEQALRKAGQLKINYTTKKGSALK
- a CDS encoding porin family protein is translated as MKNLFIAIICFLGLTSVNAQDNSSPFPQVIDSLYREDQFYLGITYNLLNNKPNEVKQNGFSSGFNFGFIRDMPINKRRNKSIGVGLGLSFNSYNQNLQISSNQNKLGYSILDNDEINYSKNKFYTSVIEIPIEFRWRTSTATEYSFWRIYTGVKLGYVFNSSSKYEGEPDNIYLKDVNSINSLQYGLTLSAGYNTWNFHLYYGLNSLFDDTAFVNTHQINSNAVKIGLMFYIL
- the rpoN gene encoding RNA polymerase factor sigma-54, which codes for MLKQYLQFKLSQKLSPQQIQLMKLIQLPTQAFEQRLKQELEENPALETGKEERIDDYEDNFDNSQEDYNDNESITADDINVDDYLSDDEIPDYRTSANNYSADDDEKNVPYASGTTFTQHLINQLNTFRLNDEEREIAEFLVGSVDESGYIRRELIDIVDDLAFTQSVYTDETKVENVLKKVQQLDPAGVAARSLQECLSIQLHRKEKHPDVELAIKIIDQAFEKFTKKHYKKLMQKFDVNEEQLKDAIHEIERLNPKPGGSYAGNNRIVEHVVPDFAIKIVDGELELTLNGRNAPELHVSREYNNMLKGYKESKEKSKQQKDAVLFIKQKLDAAKWFIEAIKQRQQTLFVTMSAIMHYQKEYFLTGDERKLKPMILKDIADEIDMDVSTVSRVANSKYVDTPYGTKLIKEFFSESMTNDQGEEVSTREIKKILETVIEEENKKKPLTDEALSKILKEKGYPIARRTVAKYREQLDIPVARLRKTI
- the asnS gene encoding asparagine--tRNA ligase codes for the protein MNQYTVATLLNETNFKEVHIKGWVRTFRANRFIALNDGSTINNIQCVVDFENTDENILKRITTGAAVAITGDLVESQGKGQSVEIAVTNIEILGDSDAETYPIQPKKHTFEFLRENAHLRTRTNTFSAVMRLRSALSFAIHKYFNDNGFYYMHTPIITGSDAEGAGEMFRVSALDPKNPPLTEDGDVNYKEDFFGKETNLTVSGQLEAETYAMSLGKVYTFGPTFRAENSNTSRHLAEFWMIEPEVAFMDLAGNMDLAEDFMKSVITYVLENCQDDLQFLDDRLFNEEKTKPQAERSEMRLIEKLKFVTENNFKRVSYTEAIDILRNSKPNKKKKFKYIIEEWGADLQSEHERFLVEKHFKCPVILFDYPANIKAFYMRLNEDGKTVRAMDILFPGIGEIVGGSQREERLDVLKEKMAALDIPEEELWWYLDLRKYGTAVHSGFGLGFERLVMFATGMTNIRDVIPYPRTPQNAEF
- a CDS encoding efflux RND transporter permease subunit — encoded protein: MLKLFSNNFWDFIARKILRNKIGILLTIVGVTILLSTQWKYMRFTYTEANLLPDDHEVNIKYNEFLKVFGEEGNLIVLGVKDSSLFTVEKLNAWNNLSESFKTAPEVETVVSIKDLQKLVKDTDLKKFKLTPFIKDSISSIAQIDTLQDELFNKYPFYDNFLFNKKTKTVRTAIYLKKEIVNTPARKDFVLNNLVEKIEAFDKANQMKVRVSGMPYIRTLNAQNIVDEINLFVIAALVVTSLIFFLFFRSFRATLISLVVVCIGVMWTLGFLGLLKYEITVLTALIPPLIIVIGIPNCIFLINKYQHEVKSHGNKVKSLQRVITKVGNATLMTNVTTASGFATFILTESKLLKEFGVVASLSILAIFVLCLLIIPIIYTFLPYPKQRHLEHLNKRWIGGFVDWMEHMVREKRITIYITSLVLLVMCIIGIYQIRISGSLIEDMPKKAQFFKDIRFFEEEFNGIMPLEIMVDTKRKQGVMKLSTLKRMDKIEEFIGETPELSKPISVVDLVKYSKQAYYNGNPKYYQLPTSQENSFILSYAKNSTSNVDLLTNFVDSTGQYARITTFMKDIGTDRMERIQENLQEKIDNTFPKDRYNVTMTGKALVFQKGTKYLVKNLAISLSLAILLISLFMAYMFRSFRMIMVSLIPNLLPLVVTAGLMGYLGVPIKPSTILVFSIAFGISVDDTIHFLAKYRQELQANNWKIKKSVYGALRETGVSMFYTSIVLFFGFSVFIISSFGGTVALGALVSVTLLFAMLSNLLLLPSLLLSLERNIANKEVLKEPSINIIPEEDDEEASISDEK
- a CDS encoding DUF5686 family protein produces the protein MHIKLSHIFKISLLAILFNTNLSLAQQKDSTSVEKDSIRKANFLNRLGNGFFPTKFLDIDLRYLVKFNQYEGFRTGLGGQTSEDFSNKYRLNGYVVYGFVDKQIKYSLGGGFRVAPKTNTWINLSYTDDLQETGSTQFILDKRFFQLFEPRLLNIDLFHKHITTKVSVEHEITPKLLTEVQLATSNINPTYGYNFIVNNKNYHGFEVSTSKIALQYNPFDVYKTTEDKTTLEKEGFPRFTFQYTKSYKSVLGSNFNFSKVDFRTIHKVTYKNNSHTLLTLTGGIAEGETPLTHLYHAYPNNIRKETIMQRFSVAGLNSFETMYFNEFFSDKFSTFIVKHYFKPFNISQRFKPQLVLTSRYAVGNMRNKSRHQNITFNTLNHGYTESGFEINKLLFGFGLSATYRYGAYHLPKVEDNVALKFTFNITL
- the frr gene encoding ribosome recycling factor, with product MEDITFIIDTAKEAMDKAVKHLEKEFLNIRAGKASPAMLGSVMVEYYGSQTPLSQVANVNTPDGRTISVQPWEKNMLEEIEKAIMNANLGFNPMNNGETIIINVPPLTEERRRDLAKQAKSEAEDAKIGVRNARKEANNDIKKLEDASEDLQKNAETDIQDLTDNYVKKIDQLLTVKEAEIMTV
- the pyrH gene encoding UMP kinase: MKYNRILLKLSGEALMGKRQYGIDPERLAEYAEEIKLLTDKGVEVAIVIGGGNIFRGVAGASNGMDRVQGDHMGMLATVINGLALQSALEDAGVKTRLQTAIKINEVAEPFIRRKALSHLRKGRVVIFGGGTGNPYFTTDSAAVLRAIEIEADVILKGTRVDGIYNADPEKDKSAIKFDQITFDDVIRQGLKVMDTTAFTLSQENKLPIIVFDMNKKGNLLKVVSGENIGTEVNL